In a single window of the Primulina huaijiensis isolate GDHJ02 unplaced genomic scaffold, ASM1229523v2 scaffold208158, whole genome shotgun sequence genome:
- the LOC140966871 gene encoding uncharacterized protein At5g01610-like: MSSITRLLVLSSLAIFSAASSLTAYEVLQAYGFPVGLLPKGVTGYELDSSTGNFAVYLNKTCTFTIEGYDLKYHTKITGTITKKKISNLTGIQVKILFFWIDIVVVTKNGDDIDLSVGIASADFPADNFEESPECGCGFDCVDGNGRRFSFKRLLPLLEA; this comes from the coding sequence ATGTCTTCCATCACGCGCCTCCTTGTACTCAGCTCACTCGCCATCTTCTCCGCCGCCAGTTCTCTCACAGCGTACGAAGTTCTCCAAGCGTACGGATTCCCTGTAGGTCTCCTGCCTAAAGGCGTGACGGGCTACGAACTTGACTCCAGCACGGGAAATTTCGCGGTATACCTGAACAAAACCTGCACCTTCACCATCGAAGGATATGATCTCAAGTACCATACCAAAATCACCGGCACGATTACGAAGAAGAAGATCAGCAATCTGACCGGTATTCAAGTTAAGATACTGTTTTTCTGGATCGACATTGTGGTGGTGACGAAGAACGGGGATGATATCGACCTCTCCGTCGGCATCGCGTCTGCTGATTTCCCAGCCGATAATTTCGAGGAGAGCCCCGAGTGTGGTTGTGGATTCGACTGTGTGGACGGAAATGGTCGCCGATTCAGCTTCAAGAGGCTTCTTCCTCTTCTCGAAGCATAA
- the LOC140966872 gene encoding uncharacterized protein At5g01610-like, giving the protein MPSIYQRLCFTILSLIFFSAVAATSTAPTAYELLQSYDFPVGILPKGITHYDLDASSGRFDAYLNGSCSFSLEGSYQLKYNPRISGNIYKDTLTNLSGVRVKVLFLWLNIVEVRRNGENLEFSVGVASAEFPIDNFYVCPQCGCGLNCKPLEEKWKRGNLRSISLVSEI; this is encoded by the coding sequence ATGCCGTCTATATACCAAAGACTTTGCTTTACCATCCTCTCTCTCATCTTTTTCTCCGCTGTGGCTGCCACCTCCACCGCTCCCACGGCCTACGAATTGCTCCAGTCCTACGATTTTCCTGTGGGCATCctcccaaaaggcataacccaCTATGATCTTGACGCGTCGTCTGGCAGATTCGACGCCTATTTAAACGGCTCTTGCAGTTTTTCTTTGGAAGGATCTTATCAATTGAAGTACAATCCTAGAATCAGTGGTAATATATACAAAGATACGCTGACTAATTTATCTGGGGTCAGGGTTAAAGTACTTTTTCTCTGGTTAAATATTGTGGAAGTCAGGAGGAATGGTGAAAATCTTGAGTTTTCTGTGGGGGTTGCATCTGCAGAGTTTCCGATCGATAACTTTTATGTTTGTCCTCAATGCGGGTGTGGATTGAATTGTAAACCTTTGGAAGAGAAGTGGAAAAGGGGCAATCTTAGGAGTATTTCTCTTGTTTCTGAGATTTAG